The Sphingosinicellaceae bacterium genome includes the window TGCCGGTTGGAACATCGCGGCTGCGGATTTCGCTGACCCTGAATGTCGACGAGGCGATGATCGACAGCCTCGCCGAAGCATTAGCAAAGGCTCTTGCATGACGCTGATCATCACGGGTACCGGCACCGGCGTCGGCAAGACGGTCTTCGCTGCGGCGCTCACGGGTGCGCTAGACGGTGCCTACTGGAAGCCGGTTCAGGCAGGGCTTGACGAGGAGACGGACAGCGAGATCGTTATCCGCTTATCGGGCTTGCCGAAGGACCGCATCCACCCCGAGGCTTATCGTCTGCGTACGCCTTGCTCGCCGCACCGCGCCGCCGCTCTCGACGGCATGGCGATTGACCCCGCATCGCTAAGCCTGCCGATCACCGACCGCCGCCTGATTGTAGAAGGCGCCGGCGGAGCCCTGGTACCGCTGACCGGCAATCTGTGCTTCGTCGACGTCTTCGCGATGTGGCGAATGCCGGTTGTTATCGTGGCGCCGACCGGCCTCGGCACGATCAACCATAGCCTTTTGACGATCGAGGCCTTACGCCGCCGATCGATCGAGATTCGCGGGATCGCCTTCACTGGTGACCCCAATGAAGATAGCGAAACAGTTATCGCGCAGCTTGGCGCGGTTTCCAGGCTGGGCCGCCTGCCGCATCTCGCCGAGTTGACCGCTGGTAACCTTGCCCACGCCTTCGCGGCGCACTTCAATATCAGGAACTTTTGCGAATGACATCGCCGATCTGGCACCCATTTACCCAGCACGGCCTGAACGAACCGATCCCGATGGTCAGCCATGCGGAAGGCGCGGCGATCTTCACCGCGGACGGGCGGCGGATCGTTGATGCGATCTCGTCCTGGTGGGTGACCACGCATGGGCACTGCCATCCGCGGATCATGGCGGCCATTGCGGAACAGGCGCGCCATCTCGATCAAATCATCTTCGCCGGATGGAGCCACGAGCCAGCGGAAACGCTGGGGGCGGGGCTGGTCGCGTTGCTGCCTCCGCAACTCGCCCATGTCTTTTTTTCGGACAGCGGTTCGACCAGCGTCGAAGTCGCCCTCAAGATGGCGCTCGGTTACTGGCTCAACATCGGCAGGCCACGCCACCGCATCATCGTAATGGCCGGGAGCTATCACGGCGACACGATCGGCGCGATGTCGGTGGGTGCACGCGGCGTCTACAACCGTGCCTATGCGCCGCTGCTATTCGATGTCGCTCCGCTGCCCTTCCCGTCGCCCGGCAACGAGCAGGCGACGCTCGACGAGCTAGAACGCTTGTGCAGAAGCCAAGAATCGCCGGCCGCGTTGATCGTCGAGCCATTGGTCCTTGGGGCGGGCGGCATGTTGATCTATGCCCCCGTGACGCTCGCCGCGATGCGTGCCGTTTGCACTCGTTACGGCGTGCTGTTTATCGCCGACGAAGTTATGACTGGCTGGGGCCGGACCGGCACGCTTATGGCGTGCGAGCAGGCGGGTATCGTGCCCGACCTGTTGTGCCTGTCCAAGGGACTGACCGGGGGCTCCCTGCCGCTCGCCGCGACGCTGGCCACCGCCGAAATCTTCTTGGCGCATCGGTCGACCGACCGGGCCAGCATGTTCTTCCATTCGAGCAGCTACACCGCCAACCCGATCGCCTGTGCTGCTGCCAATGCGAACCTGGCAATCTGGCGTGACGAGCCGGTGCTCGGACGCATCACGGACCTCGCCGGGCGCCAGGCGCGTCGGCTCGCAGCTTTGTCGAGCATGGGGGACGTACGAAACGGGCGGCAGATCGGCACCATCACGGCATTCGAGATCGGCGATCCAGCGAGCGAATATCTCTCGTCGATCGGCCCAGGCCTGATGGCCCTGTTCGCCCGGCGCGGCGTTCTTCTGCGACCACTGGGCAACACCGTTTATGTGATGCCGCCCTATTGCATCGACGACGACGATCTCGACGCCGTGTACGACGCAATTGCCGAGGCGGTCTCGACCTTCGGACGCAGTCTGGCCTAGTGGCATCGGTACAATATTGGCACACAGAAATACGGTAGGCACCTTGCGTCGCGTTTCGGTGTGGCCTTGTGAGAAGCGCAGTTGCAAAGCGTAGCGGCGCGTACGAGCGTCTCGTTCAGGTCTGCATTGCTGCGGTCAGCCTTGCCATTCCGATGAGCGCGATGGCCGCGCCTGATGTTGCAGGCGAGGACGTGGATGCCATTCGCGGTTCCGACGCTTTTCAGCTTCCGCGTCTTGAAGTGGCTTCGTCCCATTGAGCCTCTGATGATGCCGAAGACGTGCTCGACCGCGCGTCGTCGGACCCGCATGGCGTCCGGCCTCCGGTCGAGGCGAGCCTGCATGGCCTCGATAAACTCTTCGCTTCCACCGCCTGATGCGGCGCTCGATGCACTCGGTGCATTGCGCCTTCACGGTGCACCAGGACGGCAGGCGGACGTTGAGTACGCCGTCAAGCATCATGCCGTGCTGGATGGTGGCAAAGCGCTTCGCATCGTTTAGCCGACTGGACAGCGATAGCTGTCGCTTTCTATCCAGCTGTCAGAGCCCGGTAGCATCGGGTTGTCGGATCCCGTGATCTGGGCGGCGATCAGCAGCGGCAATCGGCTTTTCCTGTGTGATTTTTGGGCTTTGCTGCTCCAAACGCGTGGGCATCTCTACTGCACCGCCGATGCCCCCCCGCGCTCCCCGGTCTCTGTTATGGTCTCTGTTCAAGGCGTCCACTTCCAGCAGGGGCAACGGTAATGGCGAGCATTGAGGTTCACGGCGCCGACGAGGGCAGTTCGCCTGATCGGACGATCAAGCAATCTGACCATGTCACGCGGTCTGGCAGTTGGGCCATCACCGCAGCGCTCGCGATCGTGTTCCTGTGGTTCGGCGGGCTAAAATTCCTGAGCTTCGAGCAACAGAGTCTAGTAGGGATCATCTCGAACAACCCTCTGATATCGTGGCTCTACAAGATCTTCGGCGTAGCTGGCGGCGCCATCTTCTTGGGTGTTTTCGAGGTCACGACAGGACTTCTGATCGCTGGCCGGCTGTTACACCCTCGCTTGTCGGTGATTGGGAGCGCTATGGGCGTCTGGTCGTTCCTGCTGACGATCTCCTGCATGTTCACGACGCCGGGCGTCATCCAGTCCGGTTATGAAGGCACGCCTGCGCTCTCCGCGCTTCCCGGCGCCTTCCTTCTCAAGGACATCGTCCTGCTTTCCGCGTGCTGGTGGCTCCTCGGCACGTCGTTGACGGAACTGCGGAACCGCCGCCATACCCAGCCCGGCCGTTGAACCCAGGCTTCTCGCGAAGACGCCTTTCCGAGATCTCGGGAAAGCCATGCCATTCTCAAGTTCTAATCCTAGCGAGGATTCTGGATGGGCGACGCTCAACTCCTGACTGCGCTTTTCCCGGTGATCGTGCTGTTGACGCTCGGGGTCGCCGCCGCCGTTGGATCACGTGCCATTGGCCTGAGTCCGATCGTGGGATACCTCGTGCTCGGGCTCGGGCTGCGGTACGCAGGTCTGAATGCCGTGCTCGACAATGAGACGATCGCGATCCTCGCGGGGCTCGGGGTCGTGTTCCTTCTTTTCGACGTCGGACTCGACTTTTCGTTCGCACACATCCGCACGCATGCTGCGGACATATTCGGCTTGGGACCGGTCCAGGTACTGGCTGGCACCGTCGCGCTGTCCGGAGTGGCCTATTTGGCAGGTTCCACGCCTGCCGCCGCGCTGATCATCGGTGCGACGCTCGCGCTTTCATCGACGGCGGTAGTTGCACGATTGATCGCTGAGCGCCACCAGCAGAACTGCCCCGTGGGCCTCACCGCGACTGCGATCCTCATCTTTCAGGACGTCGCTGCGATCTTCCTGTTGATTGTCGCCGGCGCCCTCGAAAGTCGCGCATCCTTGTTGCCTGCCCTGAGCTTGGCCTTGATCAAGGCGGCAGCCTCGTTCGGGGTAGCACTGCTGATAGGCCGCTTCGCGGTACGGCCCGCCTTCGCCATGATCGCGCGAAGTCGTAATGAGGAGGTATTCACCGGCATCGCGCTCCTCGTCGCCTTGGCCGCAGGGTGGGCCACCGGTGCGTTAGGGCTTTCATTGACCCTCGGCGCATTCCTTGGAGGCATGATCATCGCAGAGACGCCTTATCGCGCGGTAGTACAGTCGGAGATCAAGCCGTTTCGCGGCCTCTTCCTGAGTTTCTTCTTCATCGCCGTAGGATTGTCGATCGATGTCTCGACGTTGCTGCGGGTCTGGCCTGCCTTGATCGGTGTGACCGCGCTCCTCGTCGTGACGAAGATAGCGGCAAATGCCGCGGCCAGTTTCTCTTTCCGATGGTCGGTTCCGG containing:
- the bioD gene encoding dethiobiotin synthase; amino-acid sequence: MTLIITGTGTGVGKTVFAAALTGALDGAYWKPVQAGLDEETDSEIVIRLSGLPKDRIHPEAYRLRTPCSPHRAAALDGMAIDPASLSLPITDRRLIVEGAGGALVPLTGNLCFVDVFAMWRMPVVIVAPTGLGTINHSLLTIEALRRRSIEIRGIAFTGDPNEDSETVIAQLGAVSRLGRLPHLAELTAGNLAHAFAAHFNIRNFCE
- a CDS encoding adenosylmethionine--8-amino-7-oxononanoate transaminase yields the protein MTSPIWHPFTQHGLNEPIPMVSHAEGAAIFTADGRRIVDAISSWWVTTHGHCHPRIMAAIAEQARHLDQIIFAGWSHEPAETLGAGLVALLPPQLAHVFFSDSGSTSVEVALKMALGYWLNIGRPRHRIIVMAGSYHGDTIGAMSVGARGVYNRAYAPLLFDVAPLPFPSPGNEQATLDELERLCRSQESPAALIVEPLVLGAGGMLIYAPVTLAAMRAVCTRYGVLFIADEVMTGWGRTGTLMACEQAGIVPDLLCLSKGLTGGSLPLAATLATAEIFLAHRSTDRASMFFHSSSYTANPIACAAANANLAIWRDEPVLGRITDLAGRQARRLAALSSMGDVRNGRQIGTITAFEIGDPASEYLSSIGPGLMALFARRGVLLRPLGNTVYVMPPYCIDDDDLDAVYDAIAEAVSTFGRSLA
- a CDS encoding cation:proton antiporter; protein product: MGDAQLLTALFPVIVLLTLGVAAAVGSRAIGLSPIVGYLVLGLGLRYAGLNAVLDNETIAILAGLGVVFLLFDVGLDFSFAHIRTHAADIFGLGPVQVLAGTVALSGVAYLAGSTPAAALIIGATLALSSTAVVARLIAERHQQNCPVGLTATAILIFQDVAAIFLLIVAGALESRASLLPALSLALIKAAASFGVALLIGRFAVRPAFAMIARSRNEEVFTGIALLVALAAGWATGALGLSLTLGAFLGGMIIAETPYRAVVQSEIKPFRGLFLSFFFIAVGLSIDVSTLLRVWPALIGVTALLVVTKIAANAAASFSFRWSVPGSTQLSFLLAQGSEFAFVILSLSPIRQLVGESTSALLIAAVAISLGATPTLAEFGRFLAGCMRSRRPALPDPELQPRAEIEPVFIAGMGSAGRTLADALTAFGIDYAAIERDERRLRQAVADGYKVGFGDFADPRIWGPIALHGRRISVLTTPSFDVSHELSSSMLDLYPSLTRIVIVHNEAEARQFSSIGMLTVIDRSIPAGLDVAKLVLQQLGVEPVDIDRWLAEETERTIGPRSARAEAA
- a CDS encoding YkgB family protein, which gives rise to MASIEVHGADEGSSPDRTIKQSDHVTRSGSWAITAALAIVFLWFGGLKFLSFEQQSLVGIISNNPLISWLYKIFGVAGGAIFLGVFEVTTGLLIAGRLLHPRLSVIGSAMGVWSFLLTISCMFTTPGVIQSGYEGTPALSALPGAFLLKDIVLLSACWWLLGTSLTELRNRRHTQPGR